One Tachysurus vachellii isolate PV-2020 chromosome 14, HZAU_Pvac_v1, whole genome shotgun sequence genomic window, aatgGGTATGTACTTCATACAAGTgccctaacacactacacacactatataaatgGGTATGTACTTCATACAAGTgccctaacacactacacactacacactatacacactatataaatgGGTATGTACTTCATACAAGTgccctaacacactacacactatacacactatataaatgGGTATGTACTTCATACAAGTgccctaacacactacacactacacactatacacactatataaatgGGTATGTACTTCATACAAGTgccctaacacactacacactatacacactatataaatgGGTATGTACTTCATACAAGTgccctaacacactacacactacacactatacacactatataaatgGGTATGTACTTCATACAAGTgccctaacacactacacactatacacactatataaatgGGTATGTACTTCATACAAGTGCCctaacacactatacacactatataaatgGGTATGTACTTCATACAAGTgccctaacacactacacactacacacactatataaatgGGTATGTACTTCATACAAGTgccctaacacactacacacactatataaatgGGTATGTACTTCATACAAGTgccctaacacactacacactatacacactatataaataGGTATGTACTTCATACAAGTgccctaacacactacacactacacacactatataaatgGGTATGTACTTCATACAAGTgccctaacacactacacactacacactatacacactatataaatgGGTATGTACTTCATACAAGTgccctaacacactacacactatataaatgGGTATGTACTTCATACAAGTgccctaacacactacacactatacacactatataaatgGGTATGTACTTCATACAAGTgccctaacacactacacactatacacactatataaatgGGTATGTACTTCATACAAGTGTCCTAACACACTATACGCTATACACCACTACTATATAAATGGATATGTACTTCATACAAGTGCCCTAAGTGTACACTGTCCACCGTCCGCTATACACTGTCCACCGTCCGCTATACACTGTCCACCGTCCGCTATACACTGTCCACCGTCCGCTATACACTGTCCACCGTCCGCTATACACTGTCCACCGTCCGCTATACACTGTCCACCGTCCGCTGTCCACCGTCCGCTGTCCACCGTCCGCCGTCCACCGTCCACTGTCCACCGTCCACTATACACTGTCCACTATACACTGTCCACCGTCCACTATACACTGTCCACTGTCCACTATACACTGTCCACCGTCCACTATACACTGTCCACCGTCCACTATACACCGTCCACCGTCCACTATACACTGTCCATTATCCACCGTCCACTATGCACTGTCCACCGTCCACTATGCACTGTCCACCGTCCACTATGCACTGTCCACCGTCCACTATGCACTGTCCACTATGCACCGTCCACTATACACCGTCCACTGTCCTCTATACACTGTCCACTGTCCTCTATACACTGTCCACTGTCCTCTATACACTGTCCACTGTCCTCTATACACTGTCCACTATACACTGTCCACTATACACTGTCCACTATACACTGTCCACTATACACTGTCCACTATACACTgtccactatacactatacaccgtCCACTATACACCgtccactatacactatacactgtccACTATACACTGTCCACTATACACTGTCCACTATACACTGTCCACTATACACCGTCCACTATACACTGTCGATTTTGatataattatttgatttatatgtTGATTTATACATATTTAGTGCGTGACTTCACCTCCCTTGCAGTATAATGGAGATCTTTTGCTCCATCTTTGTTGCTGGTTTCTAGTTCCACACCTCGCTTACTTAAACACAGCAGTATTTACAGTCTCTGTTAGCTCAGTGCTAGTCACACTATGTGTACGTGCACATCCTGATTAGAGGTGTAAAGTAaatagtgtgtttttatttccctcCAGGTGAGATGAGGGccctgtatgtgtctgtgctgctgctggtgtTTGGTTTAGTAGTGCTGTCATGTGACCACGGACATCATCACGGACATCATCATGGGCATGACCACGGACATCACCATGGACATCACCACGGACACCATCACCACGGACATGATCATGGCCATGACCACGGTGACGTGAAGATGTTTCATGGTGCAAGCAAATGGAGTGCACAAGCAAATCTGCCCtctgaggaggaggagcttcACCATGTTCACGATCACGGACATGACCACGAGCACGATCACGGACATGACCACGAGCACGATCACGGACATGACCACGAGCACGATCACGGACATGACCACGAGCACGATCACGGACATGACCACGCCCACGATCACGGACATGACCACGCCCACGATCACGGACATGACCACGCCCATGATCACGGACATGACCACGAGCACGATCACGGACATGACCACGATCACGGACACGCCCACGCTCATGATCACGGACATGGCCACGCCCACGATCATGGACATGACCATGGACATGCCCACGACCATGGACACCACCATGGACATGCCCACGATCACGGACACGCCCACGGTCATACCAAAGAGCGCCTGAAGCGTGGGTTGCCGGGAGAGGGTCGGGACTCAGTGGAGTTGTGGATGCAGGTAAAAATGACACCAGCTATCAGTGTTCACATATTAAATttcaccgacactggagactccttccaaaaatgaaaatgtcaccAAATCTATGTTTATGAGCTGTCACcatgtgtatgagctgttactatagaaacagtaacgtATTCGAGTAATCATcagtttctgaccaatcacaatccagagTAGTCACATGTGAGTAAGATCAGACACCAGAGGTCAGCAGAGTGCAGGTTTAATACCACTGTGTGCACTATGAAGCAGAAATGGTTTAAAGTTAATCATCTTTACCTCTAACTGACATgtagttaatattttatatattttttaatattttttttttaatatgtagttaataatattttatactagAACACATTTATTATGTACATGAATAATCCATAGAGGGAATATGAACATCATATTGTGTCCGTTACTGGCTGTTATTTTGTAGGCGGTGGGAGCGACGTTGCTGATCAGCGCAGCACccttcctcatcctcttcctcatcccGGTGCAGTCGAACTCGGATCAGCACCAGAACCTGCTGAAGATTCTGCTGAGCTTTGCCTCAGGGGGGCTGCTGGGTGACGCCTTCCTGCACCTCATACCTCATGCTCTGGGTCAGTACTCATCAGTTACATCAAACCAGCATCACCCAATTAATCtgcagtttaaaatgaaatacaaactAATTGTTGTGATCTTTAGTTTAAGAGTTTGTTAGAGGAGCTGCTGCTGTACAGATCAATGAGCAGATCAAACTAATTCCACATAAGGGCTACAAAAAGATATTTTGGGTGAAAATAAAGTCTCTATAAAGTCGTAAATTGTTCTTATTTACTATATCAGAAGCTGAATAAAATGATGTGATGTCTTCTATTCTGATTCAGTGCCTCACTCTCACCACGGAAACGAGGACCACTCAGACGCAGCAGAGGAGTCACATGGTCATTCTCATGGTACGCCGCTCACTCAGATGTCAGGGAGAGACACACTGATGGAAGAGATCctttctaagtgtgtgtgtgtgtgtgtgtgtgtgtgtgtgtgtgtgtgtgtgtgtgtgtgttcaggtgcgGCACATGATCACATGATGTCTGTGGGTCTCTGGGTTCTCGGAGGCATCATGGCGTTCCTGGTGGTGGAGAAGTTTGTGCGCCTGCTGAAGGGAggacactcgcactcacactcgcactcacacggTAAGATTTACACCCGGAACAGCATTTACATTCAGAACTACAGACTTTTCAGTAACGTGTGTGATTGTGAAGTTTTATATGTTCACAGCTGTTCCGAAATGCAAGGACAGTGAcggggagggagagaaggaaggagccAAAAAGAAAGACGAGAAAAAGGACAAGAAGGTGAAGAAAGCAAAAGAGGAGAGTTCGGGTAAGAGACGCTGTGTGACTCGCTGAGTTCTggcctctgattggtcagaaggtgttgattaatgcTCTGTGACAGCAGCCCTGGCAGCAGTGAAGGTTTATATCGATGCATGATCTCTCTGTAGATATTAAAGTATCCGGTTATCTGAACCTGGCTGCTGATTTCACTCACAACTTCACCGACGGTCTGGCCATCGGCGCCTCTTTCCTGGTCGGTCCTACTGTCGGCGTGGTAACCACCATCACCATCCTCCTGCACGAGGTGCCACACGAGATCGGAGACTTTGCCATCCTCGTCCAATCAGGATGCACCAAGAGGAAGGTGCGTCGCTCCGGTGTCTTGTTCGGTTAACGATGGCGTCAGATCAAAAGATTTCAATTCAGATCAGAAGttttatattgtaataaataataaaataggtttctgtacttttttttttttttttttttaaggctatGTGTCTCCAACTCCTCACTGCCATCGGCGCGTTAGCCGGCACCGCCTGCTCCCTATTGGCTGAGGGAGTGGGCGAGGCCGCCACCGCCTGGATCCTCCCCTTCACCGCCGGCGGCTTTGTTTACATCGCCACGGTGACGGTGCTACCGGAGCTGCTGAGTGGCCGATCGAGCGTGGGTCAGTCGGTGATGGAGGTCGTCGCCATGCTGTTCGGTGTGGGGATGATGGTGATCATCGCCGAGTacgagtgagacacagagagactgaATTCCTTCCAGACTCaggagaagaaacagaaaacaatgtgtaaatgtaaatgagagagagagagag contains:
- the slc39a7 gene encoding zinc transporter Slc39a7, translating into MRALYVSVLLLVFGLVVLSCDHGHHHGHHHGHDHGHHHGHHHGHHHHGHDHGHDHGDVKMFHGASKWSAQANLPSEEEELHHVHDHGHDHEHDHGHDHEHDHGHDHEHDHGHDHEHDHGHDHAHDHGHDHAHDHGHDHAHDHGHDHEHDHGHDHDHGHAHAHDHGHGHAHDHGHDHGHAHDHGHHHGHAHDHGHAHGHTKERLKRGLPGEGRDSVELWMQAVGATLLISAAPFLILFLIPVQSNSDQHQNLLKILLSFASGGLLGDAFLHLIPHALVPHSHHGNEDHSDAAEESHGHSHGAAHDHMMSVGLWVLGGIMAFLVVEKFVRLLKGGHSHSHSHSHAVPKCKDSDGEGEKEGAKKKDEKKDKKVKKAKEESSDIKVSGYLNLAADFTHNFTDGLAIGASFLVGPTVGVVTTITILLHEVPHEIGDFAILVQSGCTKRKAMCLQLLTAIGALAGTACSLLAEGVGEAATAWILPFTAGGFVYIATVTVLPELLSGRSSVGQSVMEVVAMLFGVGMMVIIAEYE